Proteins from a single region of Deltaproteobacteria bacterium:
- a CDS encoding HAMP domain-containing histidine kinase — MTAHRDRSQNLASPDAALPSRPETRTEHGSLVVVQERVLADIAHELGNFFHKLYYWSDFIKTDGETAKKADSTAGHMLERTIANLEEFLKVALEYFHPITLNFTKVPVGELLDGFLVHLGSHLNGNAVEVRRDQIDPPATILVDPTRISQAFRIALHHVHEDLKLGGALTVTLGTARRRDFEGLEMRLDVEPTTPASPLFRGAEAGVEWAVAQKLIELHGGEIVERYEANGRKAVTIFLPLYV; from the coding sequence ATGACCGCCCACCGCGATCGATCACAGAACCTCGCGTCGCCGGATGCCGCGCTGCCGTCGCGTCCGGAGACGCGGACCGAGCACGGGAGTCTCGTGGTCGTGCAGGAGCGCGTCCTCGCCGACATCGCGCACGAGCTCGGGAACTTCTTCCACAAGCTCTACTACTGGTCGGATTTCATCAAGACCGACGGCGAGACGGCGAAGAAGGCGGATTCGACCGCGGGGCACATGCTCGAACGCACGATCGCCAACCTCGAGGAGTTCTTGAAGGTCGCGCTCGAGTATTTCCATCCGATCACGCTCAACTTCACGAAGGTGCCGGTCGGCGAGCTGCTCGACGGCTTCTTGGTGCACCTGGGGTCGCATCTGAACGGCAATGCCGTCGAGGTCCGCCGCGACCAGATCGATCCGCCGGCGACGATCCTGGTCGACCCGACGCGTATTTCGCAGGCGTTCCGCATCGCGCTGCACCACGTGCACGAGGACCTGAAGCTCGGCGGAGCGCTCACGGTGACGCTCGGGACGGCGAGGCGCCGCGACTTCGAGGGGCTCGAGATGCGCCTCGACGTCGAGCCGACGACGCCCGCGTCGCCGCTCTTCCGCGGCGCGGAAGCCGGGGTGGAGTGGGCGGTCGCACAGAAACTGATCGAGCTGCACGGCGGCGAGATCGTCGAGCGCTACGAGGCCAACGGCCGCAAGGCGGTGACGATCTTCCTGCCGCTCTACGTTTAG